Proteins found in one Plasmodium gaboni strain SY75 chromosome 13, whole genome shotgun sequence genomic segment:
- a CDS encoding putative protein phosphatase PP2A regulatory subunit A, whose protein sequence is MSYVNAQEIIDGIQSPDCKIRLRYIKELRVLCEIIGNERTKDELIEFLYNLIEDDSEVLIEISKNLIFLIKFIDNVNGCNYLCYLILNFLIAYERDIHVNAYEAFKIYINKCDTLTLTRVIYPKILELAKNDGDNYRIGICKIIPMIIEKSIKEGQSKFVKTFIYLFLEACQDESILVKKSSCDKFGEFIFILKQYKARIDDLIKVLKMTEGEMDSNLFIGQKGNKDMDSDIYKKVDIQDEEQKREDDKNCGRPTDTVDDKRNDKEQNKVEKETNIVDNETKKVEHETNIVENETNKLDYETNKVENETDKLTNETNNIIPLIHNNNYDYLYNLSKDEKYTLLKEKEFINKIWEKSQEIYSQFFFSLNGLDEVQISAVSILHEILNNDINFVKNIKELLTNICNDDSWRVRAELAKNIYNIWKIIKNEDFSLIILLLLKDLDNHVRSIILNNLHKILLLCSKMKMNIMEEIFDDLKRDIDNNNNNNNNNNNNNNNNNNNNNNNNNNNNNNVHLRISLCELLCSLPDILDKNLFIEYILPLFLLFIRIEETNLKSDLFICLHKISRLISFFDMKQIIIPLCNEIIKNKNWRLRYSMYYCLKFFDHYFFFQNKENIESNFFDFWNYIYIGSKDLVYSIRMQVVETLEFLLRNKNFSFFKSGITYLFNNLKQSKNYIFRITCLQYISKLIIYFPLEYIQNNILYILDDLCKDKISNIRFNIIKTIYYIRIYVQHVLFVINNNSYDEIIKKITNMIHEKNQENKDNKDNKDNKNNKDNIVNKENKDNDTYKYVSNDNNINTFYKDNYNNDNTQNNYVPYFHSLENKYNLINKQNHDNNQFIINSCATSSLSFYDNMKNTDTNKKSCEIILYFLTDKLNYLSQDTDQDVLLASTSLKNDDFSLCVNVLNIFNTLCKPIK, encoded by the coding sequence ATGTCTTATGTAAATGCTCAAGAAATTATTGATGGAATCCAATCACCTGATTGTAAGATACGCCTAAGATATATAAAGGAGTTAAGAGTATTATGTGAAATAATAGGAAATGAAAGAACAAAGGATGAATTGAttgaatttttatataatcttATAGAAGATGATTCAGAAGTATTAATTGAGATAtcaaaaaatttaatatttttgataaaGTTTATTGATAATGTAAATGGGTGtaattatttatgttatttgatattaaattttttaatagCTTATGAAAGAGATATACATGTTAATGCATACGAAGCTTTcaagatatatataaataaatgtgATACGTTAACATTAACTCGTGTGATTTATCCCAAAATATTGGAACTAGCTAAAAATGATGGAGATAATTATCGTATTGgaatatgtaaaataatTCCAATGATTATTGAAAAAAGTATAAAGGAAGGTCAATCCAAATTTGTGAAGAcgtttatatatttgtttttagAAGCTTGTCAAGATGAAAGTATATTGGTAAAAAAATCTTCTTGTGATAAATTTGGAGAGTTTATATTCATACTGAAACAATATAAGGCAAGGATTGATGATCTTATTAAGGTTTTAAAAATGACGGAGGGGGAAATGGACTCAAATTTGTTTATAGGCCAAAAGGGTAATAAAGATATGGATagtgatatatataaaaaggtGGATATACAAGATGAGGAACAAAAAAGGGaagatgataaaaattGTGGTAGACCAACAGATACAGTAGATGATAAAAGAAATGAcaaagaacaaaataaagTGGAGAAAGAAACAAATATAGTGGATAatgaaacaaaaaaagTGGAACACGAAACAAATATAGTGGAGAACGAAACAAATAAATTGGATTATGAAACAAATAAAGTGGAGAACGAAACAGATAAATTGACGAAtgaaacaaataatattattccccttatacataataataattatgattaCCTATATAATCTTTCAAAGGatgaaaaatatactttactaaaagaaaaagaatttatCAATAAAATTTGGGAGAAATCACAAGAAATATATTCGcaatttttcttttcattaAATGGTTTGGATGAAGTACAAATTAGTGCTGTTAGTATATTAcatgaaatattaaataatgatataaattttgtaaaaaatattaaagagttattaacaaatatatgtaatgATGATAGTTGGCGTGTAAGAGCGGAGCTAgctaaaaatatatataatatatggaaaataataaaaaatgaagatttttcattgataatattattattacttaaAGATTTAGATAATCATGTACGTAGTATAATATTGAATAATTTACAtaagatattattattatgttcaaaaatgaaaatgaatattatggaagaaatatttgatgatttaaaaagagatatagataataataataataataataacaacaataacaacaataacaataacaacaataacaataacaacaataacaataacaataataataataatgtacATTTGAGAATATCATTATGTGAATTATTATGTTCATTACCAGATATTTTAGATAAAAATCTTTttattgaatatatattaccTTTATTTCTACTTTTTATAAGAATAGAAGAAACAAATTTAAAATCGGACTTATTTATATGCTTACATAAAATATCCAGActtatatcattttttgatatgaaacaaattattatacCATTATGtaatgaaattattaaaaataaaaattggCGTTTAAGATATTCAATGTATTATTGTTTGAAATTTTTCgatcattatttttttttccaaaataaagaaaatattgaatcaaatttttttgatttttggaattatatatatataggtTCTAAAGATTTAGTATATTCCATACGAATGCAAGTAGTAGAAACATTagaatttttattaagaaataaaaacttctctttttttaaaagtggtattacatatttattcaacaatttaaaacaatcaaagaattatatttttagaaTTACGTGTTTACAATATATATCcaaattaataatatattttccattagaatatatacaaaataatattttatatatattagatgATTTATGTAAAGACAAAATTAGTAATATAAgatttaatattattaaaacaatatattatatacgCATTTATGTTCAACATGTTCTATTtgttattaataataatagttatgatgaaataataaagaaaattacTAATATGATCCATGAAAAAAATCAAGAAAACAAAGATAACAAAGACAATAAAGAcaataaaaacaataaagACAATATAGTAAATAAAGAGAATAAGGACAATgacacatataaatatgtgtctaatgataataatataaatactttttataaggataattacaataatgataatacacaaaataattatgttccatattttcattctttagaaaataaatacaattTAATCAATAAACAAAATCATGATAACAATCAATTTATAATTAACTCATGTGCTACTTCATCTTTGTCTTTTTATGATAACATGAAAAACACagatacaaataaaaaaagttGTGAAATTatactttattttttaacagataaattaaattatttatcaCAAGATACAGACCAGGACGTGTTGTTGGCATCTACATCATTGAAAAACGATGATTTCTCTCTTTGTGTAAATGTTTTAAACATTTTCAACACGTTATGTAAGccaataaaataa